Within the Leptospira stimsonii genome, the region AGAATCTTTTTACAATAAAAAGTTTAGAAATCTTAAGGGATTCTTTCTATTTTTGGATTCTCTGTAAAATAATACATGAATAATTATTCTTGTATTATTTTACACACTATTTGAGTGTGGCAAAAAAATCGAGCACCGGTATTATCATGCAACCAATTGAAATCGTCCCGATCGGAACACTGCCCCCAATAGGAGTCGTGCCGAGAAAAATGTACGCACAGGTAATTCGTCCCGAAAGATATGGAGATCCGATTCGAGCGTTCCAGCAAGAAGAAGTGCCCGTTCCGGAAATAGGATCGGATGAGGTCTTGGTTGCCGTTATGGCCGCTGGTGTGAATTATAACAATGTTTGGGCGGCGCTCGGTAATCCAGTCGACGTAATCGCCGCGCGAAATCGAAAAGGCGAGCCCGAAAGGTTCGGCATTGGTGGTTCGGATGCGTCCGGAATCGTTTACAAAGTTGGTTCCGAAGTGAAAAACGTAAAAGTCGGAGACGAAGTTGTGCTTCACTGCGGGCGTTGGGATAAAAATGATCCCTGGGTTCTTTCCGGAAAGGATCCGATGTTCGCGCCATCTCAAATCATTTGGGGATACGAGACGAATTGGGGTTCCTTCGCACAATTTTGTAAAGTTCAAGAGCATCAATGTCTTCCTCGTCCGGTTCATCTCAGTTGGGAAGAATCCGCGGCGTATATGTTGGTCGCTGGAACGGCCTACAGGATGCTTCATCATTGGAAACCGAATGATGTGAAAAAAGATGACGTGGTTCTCATTTGGGGAGGAGCCGGAGGATTAGGCGCGATGGCGATTCAGATCGTTCATGCCGCCGGAGGGATTCCGATCGCGGTCGTTAGTTCCGAAGAAAAAATTGAGTTTTGTAAAAACTTAGGAGCCGCGGGTGTGATCAATCGAAGCGACTTCAATCATTGGGGGCCGATCAATTCCGACATCAATGATCCGAAAAAATTCTCCGAATGGACGGAGCGCGCGAAAGATTTCGGAAAAGCGATTTGGAAGATCGCCGGCAATGGGAACAATCCTAAAATCGTCTTCGAACATCCCGGCGAAGCAACGCTTCCTACTTCCGCATTCGTATGTGCGACCGGTGGAATGATCGTGATATGTGCGGGTACGACCGGATACAATGCCACTTTAGATCTTCGTTATCTTTGGATGAGGCAAAAAAGATTACAAGGTTCGCATTTTGCAAACGATGAAGATTGTAAAGCCGTCAACGACCTCGTTCGCGAAAGAAAAATAGATCCAGTCTTATCCAAGACGTTTCGATTTGATGAGACCGGCCTGGCACACCAGTTGATGAAAGAGAATCGACATCCGGCCGGAAACATGTCCATTTTAGTAGGAGCGTCCGAAATGGGTATGGGAAGACGTTAAACTTACTTTTACACGTTGGAATATTCCGTAAAACTAATATGGATACAATTCGTTAAAAGAGTGACTCGGAAGAGAATTCGATAGATCCGTTTATTTTACCGAGATCAAAAAAATAAGATCGCCAAACTTACGTTTCACGATCGTCTGCTTTTTTAGAATATCATCATTTCCCGTTTCCGTTCCATCGAATTTGGGCCGCCTGGCCTTACTTAGGTAAGGGATGTTTGTTTGAATTCGATTCTTTATTTCTCTCCTCTTCCGATCCCATCGTGACTGAAAAGCGAAGCTTTTGATTCTAACTTTTGTATTAATCAAATACGGAAAAGGGATTAGTCTTCAGGAAGAAATTCTTTTTGATATGCGATATGCCTCGTTTTCGCGAAATGACTTGTTTTTTTGTCGTTCATTCGAATGAATCATTCCATGATTTACGAAATGTAAATCTCGTTTTAAAAAAGATTTTCTAATTAAAGAAATTTAAGGAGATAGCGATGGAAAGGATCGAGTCGTCTTACGTAGATAAAAAACGGTATGTTTGGTTGCTTTCGCTTATTTTTCCTTCTGCTCCGATTTTGGGGATCTGGGTAGCGCAGGCGACGGGTTGGGGAATTTTTTATGCGATGGTATTGATCATCTTCTATCTGATCCTTCCTATATTGGATATGATCTTTCCGGAAGATCCGAACAACCCGCCTGAATCGATCGTTCCTTCTTTAGAAGAAGATCCATATTATAGAATTCTTCCGCGCTTAACGATACCGGTCCATTACGCTTCCTTAATTGTCTGCGCTTGGTGGGTAGCGACTCATTCCTTGAGTTGGTGGGAATTCTTATTGCTCACTCTTTCCCTCGGATTCGTAAACGGACTTGCGATCAATACCGGGCACGAACTCGGTCACAAAAAGGAGTCCTTGGATCGATGGTTAGCCAAACTCGTGTTAGCTTCCGTCGGCTATGGGCATTTTTTTATCGAGCACAACAAGGGACACCACCGTTTTGTCGCGACACCAGAAGATCCTGCTACCTCTAGAATGGGGGAAAATATTTATAAATTCGCGCTTCGAGAAATTCCCGGCGCTTTTTTGCGATCTTGGAATTTGGAAAAGATACGATTGGAAAGGAGCGGTAAGAGCGTCTGGAATTGGGACAATGAAATTCTTCAACCTTTGGCGGTGACTCTCGTCGTTTATGGAGCGTTAGTCGTTGCTTTCGGTAAGATCATGTTGATTTTTCTTCCCATTCAAGCCGCGTTCGGATGGTGGCAACTTACCACCGCGAATTATATCGAGCACTACGGCCTTTTGCGTCAGAAAAATTCTGAAGGACGTTACGAACAATGCCAGCCAAGACATTCCTGGAATAGTAATCACCTGATTTCTAATTTGCTTCTATTTCATCTTCAAAGACATTCGGATCATCACGCTCATCCAACGAGACATTACCAATCGTTAAGGCATTTTGAAGATTCTCCTCAAATGCCGAACGGATACGGTGGTATGTTCGGTGTCGCCTTATTCACTCCGTTGTTTCGGAGTCTAATGGACCCGAGGGTCGTTGCTTGGGCAGGAGGAGACTTGAGCAAAATTCAAATCGACGATGCGCATAAAAAGGAAATATATAAGAAATATGGCAAGTCATAAATGCGAAGAAAGTAGAATTACGTTTCCTTCCAGAATCCTTCTCGCGGATCGAGAAGGATTCTTTACCTTGAATGTTCAAACTTGAGGGGAGTCATGTCAAAATACAAGTGCCCGGGTTGCGGTTATACTTACGATGAAAGGGAAGGAAATCGGAAAGAAGGTTATCCTCCGAACACGCTTTGGTCCGCTCTTCCGAAAGATTGGATCTGTCCGGATTGCGCCGTCCGAGAGAAAGCGGATTTTATCGAGGTCTTCGAAAAGAGTTGAACGCTCGCCGGAACATCGTCTACGATTTTGAATCTTTTTCTTTCTCGAACCGGACTCTGAGAATGAATCTTTGTTTTCAAAGGTGTACCCGAATGGATTGATTGAATTTAGGGTCCGTATAATAACAATTAGGTGCAATCATGAATCGAATAGCGAATGTGATGGAAAACGTAAAAGAATACTACGGAACGATTTTAAAATCGAACCGGGATTTGAAAACGACAGCGTGTTGCACGGCGGATCGTATGCCATCGTATCTGCGCGACATCCTAAACGAGATCCATGAAGAAGTAAAGGACCGTTTTTACGGATGTGGTTCGCCGATTCCGTTTGCTTTGGAGGGAAATACCGTTTTGGATTTAGGTAGCGGATCCGGTAGAGATTGTTTTCTTCTTTCAAAGCTCGTCGGTCCGAACGGAAACGTGATCGGTGTGGACATGACCGAGGAGCAGGTTTCCATTGCGGAAAAACACGTTCCATTCCATCAGGAGCGTTTCGGTTACGAGAAAACAAACGTACGATTTTTGAACGGATATATCGAAAATTTAAACGACTTAGACATTCCAGATTCATCCGTTGACGTTGTCATTTCGAACTGTGTGATCAATCTTTCACCCTTAAAGAAAGAAGTTTTTTCCGAAATTTTTAGAGTCTTGAAACCGGGTGGGGAACTATTTTTCTCCGATATCTTTTCAAGTAGAAGAATACCGATCGAGATCGCGCAAGATCCCGTTCTTTATGGAGAATGTTTGGGCGGGGCGATGTATATAGAGGATTTTCGCAGACTCTTGCATCAACTTGGAAACTTAGACTTCAGAGTCACGTCGAGTACGAAGGTGGACCTTGTCGACGATGAGATAATCAAAAGAGTTGGTCAAATCGAATTCTATTCTATGACGATTCGAGCGTTCAAATTACCTTTAGAAGATAAATGTGAGGACTACGGACAAGTCGCAACCTATTTGGGAGGGATTCCAAATTCGGAAGATTCCTTTCTTTTAGATGATCATCATCTTTTTGAAAAATATCGACCTTCATTGGTTTGCGGAAATACGGCGATGATGCTGGAGGATACGAGATATTCTTCTTTTTTTAAGATTGACGGTAATAGAAGTCGCCACTTCGGTTTATTCGATTGCGCGCCGGCAAACAATCGAATCGAGAAAAACACTTCATCTGCCTCCTGTTGTTAATTTCAAAAGAAGAATATCTCTGCATTTTGCAGAAAAGGTGCATTTCATTCCGTGAAGTTCTTAGTTAGGTGATCTTGGTTGACCGCATTGATTCGCTTACATTGTTCTGAGGTATGAAACTAAAAAGTATCCCT harbors:
- a CDS encoding alkane 1-monooxygenase — encoded protein: MERIESSYVDKKRYVWLLSLIFPSAPILGIWVAQATGWGIFYAMVLIIFYLILPILDMIFPEDPNNPPESIVPSLEEDPYYRILPRLTIPVHYASLIVCAWWVATHSLSWWEFLLLTLSLGFVNGLAINTGHELGHKKESLDRWLAKLVLASVGYGHFFIEHNKGHHRFVATPEDPATSRMGENIYKFALREIPGAFLRSWNLEKIRLERSGKSVWNWDNEILQPLAVTLVVYGALVVAFGKIMLIFLPIQAAFGWWQLTTANYIEHYGLLRQKNSEGRYEQCQPRHSWNSNHLISNLLLFHLQRHSDHHAHPTRHYQSLRHFEDSPQMPNGYGGMFGVALFTPLFRSLMDPRVVAWAGGDLSKIQIDDAHKKEIYKKYGKS
- the ccrA gene encoding crotonyl-CoA carboxylase/reductase, producing the protein MQPIEIVPIGTLPPIGVVPRKMYAQVIRPERYGDPIRAFQQEEVPVPEIGSDEVLVAVMAAGVNYNNVWAALGNPVDVIAARNRKGEPERFGIGGSDASGIVYKVGSEVKNVKVGDEVVLHCGRWDKNDPWVLSGKDPMFAPSQIIWGYETNWGSFAQFCKVQEHQCLPRPVHLSWEESAAYMLVAGTAYRMLHHWKPNDVKKDDVVLIWGGAGGLGAMAIQIVHAAGGIPIAVVSSEEKIEFCKNLGAAGVINRSDFNHWGPINSDINDPKKFSEWTERAKDFGKAIWKIAGNGNNPKIVFEHPGEATLPTSAFVCATGGMIVICAGTTGYNATLDLRYLWMRQKRLQGSHFANDEDCKAVNDLVRERKIDPVLSKTFRFDETGLAHQLMKENRHPAGNMSILVGASEMGMGRR
- a CDS encoding rubredoxin gives rise to the protein MSKYKCPGCGYTYDEREGNRKEGYPPNTLWSALPKDWICPDCAVREKADFIEVFEKS
- a CDS encoding methyltransferase domain-containing protein, producing MNRIANVMENVKEYYGTILKSNRDLKTTACCTADRMPSYLRDILNEIHEEVKDRFYGCGSPIPFALEGNTVLDLGSGSGRDCFLLSKLVGPNGNVIGVDMTEEQVSIAEKHVPFHQERFGYEKTNVRFLNGYIENLNDLDIPDSSVDVVISNCVINLSPLKKEVFSEIFRVLKPGGELFFSDIFSSRRIPIEIAQDPVLYGECLGGAMYIEDFRRLLHQLGNLDFRVTSSTKVDLVDDEIIKRVGQIEFYSMTIRAFKLPLEDKCEDYGQVATYLGGIPNSEDSFLLDDHHLFEKYRPSLVCGNTAMMLEDTRYSSFFKIDGNRSRHFGLFDCAPANNRIEKNTSSASCC